A region of Massilia sp. KIM DNA encodes the following proteins:
- a CDS encoding PAS domain-containing methyl-accepting chemotaxis protein — protein sequence MRNNQPVTGIEYLLKAGQSIVSKTDTKGRITYVNPSFIEVSGFTEEELLGKAHNLVRHPDMPPQAFADLWRTLQAGEPWTGLVKNRRKNGDFYWVVANVVPVKEGGRVTGYMSVRTAPSREQVRAAEALYQAIRSGAAQGLAIVRGQAVRAGWRSRLAGLRALPLTRRLALLMGAQALLLAGLGLSAAQPAWQALAALGVAGTLAAWAELHRNIARPLHQATQAVYALAGGDLAHPIEPDGSGEFRHLQLALRQLGINLRAIVGDVRRNVGSIEEATRAIAAGNGDLASRTEAQAASLEQTAGSLGQIAAAAGHNTAGALRADALVEAASGVAGRGGEAVERVGETMGRISASATRIADIIGLIDGIAFQTNLLALNAAVEAARAGEQGRGFAVVAGEVRSLAQRSAAAAREIKGLIESSNGQVEEGGQLVGDAGRTMRDVVGSVREAAAIMGDIARASREQDEGIAQVNAAMAQLDTITRHNAALVEEAALASGNVAEEASRLVQALSVFKFDDGQARSAKQSRQHLMQVKDFAEADQ from the coding sequence GTGCGTAACAATCAGCCGGTCACCGGCATCGAATACCTGCTGAAGGCAGGCCAGTCCATCGTGTCGAAGACCGACACCAAGGGCCGCATCACCTACGTCAATCCGAGCTTCATCGAGGTCAGCGGCTTCACCGAGGAAGAGCTGCTGGGCAAGGCCCACAATCTGGTGCGCCACCCGGACATGCCGCCCCAGGCCTTCGCCGATCTGTGGCGCACCCTGCAGGCGGGCGAGCCCTGGACCGGGCTGGTCAAGAACCGCCGCAAGAACGGCGACTTCTACTGGGTGGTGGCGAACGTGGTGCCGGTCAAGGAGGGTGGCCGGGTCACCGGCTACATGTCGGTGCGCACCGCGCCCAGCCGCGAGCAGGTGCGCGCGGCCGAGGCCCTGTACCAGGCGATCCGCAGCGGTGCGGCGCAGGGCCTGGCGATCGTGCGCGGCCAGGCCGTGCGCGCCGGCTGGCGCAGCAGGCTGGCCGGCCTGCGCGCGCTGCCCCTGACCCGCCGGCTCGCCCTCCTGATGGGCGCCCAGGCGCTGTTGCTGGCCGGCCTGGGACTCAGCGCGGCCCAACCGGCCTGGCAGGCGCTGGCGGCGCTGGGCGTGGCCGGCACCCTGGCGGCCTGGGCCGAACTGCATCGCAACATCGCCCGCCCGCTGCACCAGGCGACCCAGGCCGTCTACGCCCTGGCCGGCGGCGACCTGGCGCATCCGATCGAGCCGGATGGCAGCGGCGAATTCCGCCATCTGCAACTGGCCCTGCGCCAGCTCGGCATCAACCTGCGCGCCATCGTCGGCGACGTGCGCCGCAACGTCGGCTCGATCGAGGAGGCCACCCGCGCCATCGCGGCCGGCAATGGCGACCTGGCCAGCCGCACCGAAGCCCAGGCCGCCAGCCTGGAGCAGACCGCCGGCAGCCTGGGCCAGATCGCGGCCGCCGCCGGCCACAACACGGCGGGCGCGCTGCGCGCCGACGCCCTGGTCGAGGCGGCCTCCGGCGTCGCCGGGCGCGGCGGCGAGGCGGTCGAGCGGGTCGGCGAGACCATGGGGCGCATCAGCGCCTCGGCCACCCGCATCGCCGACATCATCGGCCTGATCGACGGCATCGCCTTCCAGACCAACCTGCTGGCCCTGAATGCGGCGGTGGAGGCGGCGCGCGCAGGCGAACAGGGGCGCGGCTTTGCCGTGGTGGCGGGCGAGGTGCGCAGCCTGGCCCAGCGCTCGGCCGCCGCCGCGCGCGAGATCAAGGGGCTGATCGAGTCCTCGAACGGCCAGGTGGAGGAGGGCGGGCAGCTGGTCGGGGACGCCGGCCGCACCATGCGCGACGTGGTCGGCTCGGTGCGCGAGGCCGCCGCCATCATGGGCGACATCGCCCGCGCCAGCCGCGAGCAGGACGAGGGCATCGCCCAGGTGAACGCCGCCATGGCCCAGCTGGACACGATCACGCGCCACAACGCCGCCCTGGTCGAGGAAGCCGCCCTGGCTTCCGGCAACGTGGCCGAGGAGGCGAGCCGCCTGGTGCAGGCGCTGTCGGTGTTCAAATTCGACGACGGACAGGCTCGGTCAGCCAAACAGTCTCGGCAGCATTTGATGCAAGTCAAGGATTTTGCCGAAGCAGATCAATAG
- the hemN gene encoding oxygen-independent coproporphyrinogen III oxidase: MHVEASTVLVPAAPVPIAPYPTVEFDAGLLGRLGKSGPRYTSYPTADRFSEAFGYRDYLHAVAGVRTRGTKRPLSLYLHIPFCESICYYCGCNKIVTRRRDKAATYLAYLKREIEMQGLLFAGMNEVEQLHFGGGTPTYLSDEQMGELMAHLRRSFRFAPDEAGEYAIEIDPRTVSDERVHSLRRQGFNRLSLGVQDFDPEVQQAVNRVQPEQETRAVIAAARGAGFRSISIDLIYGLPKQTMQTMARTMDKVVAADPDRISLYHYAHMPHLFKPQRRINAADMPDSDTKLAMLQLCIERLTAAGYVYIGMDHFAKPGDDLAVAQRQGRLHRNFQGYSTHAEADLISCGVSAISAVGATYSQNVKSLDDYYELLDQNELPVGRGIRLSMDDLLRRAIIQKLMCQFELSVAAIEQAFPVQFEAYFANELAQLRQFERDGLVHLTPEWISVTMKGRLLVRNLCMVFDRYLTERTGPRHSPTI; this comes from the coding sequence ATGCACGTCGAAGCCTCAACTGTCCTGGTCCCCGCCGCGCCGGTCCCCATTGCGCCTTACCCCACCGTCGAATTCGATGCCGGGCTGCTCGGCCGTCTCGGCAAGTCCGGTCCGCGCTACACCTCCTACCCGACCGCCGACCGCTTTAGCGAGGCCTTCGGCTACCGCGACTACCTGCACGCGGTGGCCGGCGTGCGCACCCGCGGGACCAAGCGCCCGCTCTCGCTCTACCTGCACATCCCCTTCTGCGAGTCGATCTGCTACTACTGCGGCTGCAACAAGATCGTGACCCGGCGCCGCGACAAGGCGGCCACCTACCTGGCTTACCTGAAGCGCGAGATCGAGATGCAGGGCCTGCTGTTCGCCGGCATGAACGAGGTCGAGCAGCTGCACTTCGGCGGCGGCACCCCGACCTATCTCAGCGACGAGCAGATGGGCGAGCTGATGGCCCACCTGCGCCGCAGCTTTCGCTTCGCGCCGGACGAGGCGGGCGAGTATGCGATCGAGATCGACCCGCGCACGGTGTCGGACGAACGCGTGCACAGCCTGCGCCGCCAGGGCTTCAACCGCCTCAGCCTGGGCGTGCAGGACTTCGACCCCGAGGTCCAGCAGGCGGTCAACCGGGTCCAGCCCGAGCAGGAGACGCGCGCCGTGATCGCGGCCGCGCGCGGCGCGGGTTTCCGCTCCATCAGCATCGACCTGATCTACGGCCTGCCGAAGCAGACCATGCAGACCATGGCGCGCACCATGGACAAGGTGGTGGCGGCCGACCCCGACCGCATCTCGCTCTACCACTACGCCCACATGCCGCACCTGTTCAAGCCGCAGCGCCGCATCAACGCGGCCGACATGCCGGACAGCGACACCAAGCTGGCCATGCTCCAGCTGTGCATCGAGCGCCTGACGGCCGCCGGCTACGTCTACATCGGCATGGACCATTTCGCCAAGCCCGGCGACGACCTGGCCGTGGCCCAGCGCCAGGGCCGCCTGCACCGCAATTTCCAGGGCTATTCGACCCATGCCGAGGCCGACCTGATCTCCTGCGGGGTGTCGGCCATCAGCGCGGTCGGCGCCACCTACAGCCAGAACGTCAAGAGCCTGGACGACTACTACGAGCTGCTGGACCAGAACGAACTGCCGGTGGGGCGCGGCATCCGCCTGTCGATGGACGACCTGCTGCGGCGCGCCATCATCCAGAAGCTGATGTGCCAGTTCGAGCTCTCGGTGGCCGCGATCGAGCAGGCTTTTCCGGTGCAGTTCGAGGCCTATTTCGCCAACGAGCTGGCGCAGCTGCGCCAGTTCGAGCGCGACGGACTGGTGCACCTCACGCCGGAATGGATCAGCGTCACGATGAAGGGACGGCTCCTGGTCCGCAACCTGTGCATGGTGTTCGACCGCTACCTGACCGAGCGCACCGGGCCGCGCCACTCGCCAACCATCTAG
- a CDS encoding sulfite exporter TauE/SafE family protein: MSGIALFPVFLVGLLGSVHCAGMCGGIVGALSLAGPSPQPAYPGPAFPVPVRTVRAAPEALRVAAYNGGRIASYMAAGALAGGAAGALALRSLPALQAGAYWMANLMLVALGLFLMDAWRGLARLEQGGQALWRRLAPLRRRLGPPATPARMLAAGALWGWLPCGMVYSVLATAMLSGSALGGAAVMLAFGLGTLPMLAALGLAGQRLRTRLGERRVRIAAGLVVAAFGLLGLARAAGGLPGGWIEVLCLSPRGAA; the protein is encoded by the coding sequence ATGAGCGGCATCGCCCTGTTCCCCGTGTTCCTGGTCGGCCTGCTCGGCAGCGTCCACTGCGCCGGCATGTGCGGCGGCATCGTCGGCGCGCTGTCGCTGGCCGGGCCGTCCCCGCAGCCCGCCTACCCGGGGCCGGCCTTCCCGGTGCCGGTGCGCACGGTGCGGGCGGCGCCCGAGGCGCTGCGGGTGGCCGCCTACAATGGCGGGCGCATCGCCAGCTACATGGCGGCGGGGGCGCTGGCCGGCGGCGCCGCCGGCGCGCTGGCGCTGCGCAGCCTGCCGGCCCTGCAGGCGGGCGCCTACTGGATGGCCAACCTGATGCTGGTCGCGCTCGGCCTGTTCCTGATGGACGCCTGGCGCGGCCTGGCGCGCCTGGAGCAGGGCGGCCAGGCCCTGTGGCGCCGCCTCGCCCCGCTGCGGCGCCGCCTCGGCCCGCCGGCCACGCCGGCGCGCATGCTGGCCGCCGGCGCCCTGTGGGGCTGGCTGCCCTGCGGCATGGTGTACAGCGTGCTGGCCACCGCCATGCTGTCCGGCTCAGCACTCGGCGGCGCGGCCGTGATGCTGGCCTTCGGCCTTGGCACCCTGCCGATGCTGGCCGCCCTCGGGCTGGCCGGCCAGCGCCTGCGCACCCGGCTGGGCGAGCGCCGCGTGCGGATCGCGGCGGGCCTGGTGGTCGCCGCCTTCGGCCTGCTGGGCCTGGCGCGCGCGGCCGGCGGCCTGCCCGGGGGCTGGATCGAGGTGCTGTGCCTGAGCCCGCGAGGCGCGGCATGA
- the ccoO gene encoding cytochrome-c oxidase, cbb3-type subunit II: MKLSHEWIEKNPWLLIGLVLLVISFGGLVEIVPLFFQKSTTAPVAGLKPYSPLRLAGRDIYIREGCYNCHSQMIRPFRAETERYGHYSVAGEFVYDHPFQWGSKRTGPDLARVGGRYSDEWHRSHLDNPRDVVPESNMPGYPWLAKTRLVAAEIVPKMRAMQRLGVPYSEAELNAAPRELADKTEQDALVAYLQGLGTQIKTRN, encoded by the coding sequence ATGAAGTTGTCCCATGAGTGGATCGAGAAAAATCCCTGGCTGCTGATCGGCCTGGTGCTGCTGGTGATTTCCTTCGGCGGCCTGGTCGAGATCGTGCCGCTGTTCTTCCAGAAGTCGACCACGGCGCCGGTGGCGGGCCTCAAGCCCTACAGCCCGCTGCGCCTGGCCGGACGCGACATCTACATCCGCGAAGGCTGCTACAACTGCCACTCGCAGATGATCCGTCCTTTCCGCGCCGAGACCGAGCGCTACGGCCACTACTCGGTGGCGGGCGAGTTCGTCTACGATCACCCCTTCCAGTGGGGCTCGAAGCGCACCGGGCCGGACCTGGCCCGCGTCGGCGGCCGCTACAGCGACGAGTGGCACCGCAGCCACCTCGACAACCCGCGCGACGTGGTGCCGGAGTCGAACATGCCCGGCTATCCCTGGCTGGCCAAAACCAGGCTGGTCGCCGCCGAGATCGTGCCCAAGATGCGCGCCATGCAGCGCCTCGGTGTGCCTTACTCCGAGGCCGAGCTGAACGCCGCGCCGCGCGAACTGGCCGACAAGACCGAACAGGACGCCCTGGTCGCCTACCTGCAAGGCCTGGGCACACAGATCAAGACGAGGAACTGA
- the ccoN gene encoding cytochrome-c oxidase, cbb3-type subunit I: MDTSLAYNYKIVRQFAIATVVWGVIGMAAGVFIAAQLAWPALNFDIPWLSYGRLRPLHTNAVIFAFGICGLFATSYYVVQRTCQVRLFADRLASFTFWGWQAVLVSAAISLPLGYTRGKEYAELEWPIAILITVVWVAYAIVFFGTLVKRKVKHIYVANWFFGAYILAVAVLHVVNGMAIPVSAMKSYSVYAGVQDAMIQWWYGHNAVGFILTAGYLGMVYYFIPKQAERPVYSYRLSIVHFWALIFTYMWAGPHHLHYTALPDWTQSLGMVFSLILLAPSWGGMINGIMTLSGAWHKLRSDPLLKFMIVSLSFYGMATFEGPMMSIKTINSLSHYTDWTVAHVHAGALGWVGFITMGSIYYLIPRLAGKKRMHSVAAIDLHFWVATIGIVLYIASMWIAGVMQGLMWRAVNPDGTLTYTFAESVKATYPYYVIRFGGGLLYLSGMAVMAWNTWMTLRGARSVDAPIPTLSARPHLAAGAEAAHA, translated from the coding sequence TTGGACACCAGTCTAGCCTATAACTACAAGATCGTGCGCCAGTTTGCGATCGCGACCGTGGTCTGGGGCGTGATCGGCATGGCGGCCGGCGTCTTCATCGCCGCGCAGCTGGCCTGGCCCGCGCTGAACTTCGACATTCCATGGTTGAGCTACGGGCGCCTGCGCCCGCTGCACACCAACGCGGTGATCTTCGCCTTCGGCATCTGCGGCCTGTTCGCCACCTCTTACTACGTGGTCCAGCGCACCTGCCAGGTGCGGCTGTTCGCCGACCGGCTGGCCAGCTTCACCTTCTGGGGCTGGCAGGCGGTGCTGGTCTCGGCCGCGATCTCACTGCCGCTGGGCTATACCCGCGGCAAGGAATACGCCGAACTCGAATGGCCGATCGCCATCCTGATCACCGTGGTCTGGGTCGCTTATGCCATCGTGTTCTTCGGCACCCTGGTCAAGCGGAAGGTCAAGCACATCTACGTCGCCAACTGGTTCTTCGGCGCCTACATCCTCGCCGTCGCCGTGCTGCACGTGGTGAACGGCATGGCGATTCCCGTCTCCGCCATGAAGTCCTACTCGGTCTACGCCGGCGTGCAGGACGCGATGATCCAGTGGTGGTACGGCCACAACGCGGTCGGCTTCATCCTCACCGCCGGCTACCTGGGCATGGTGTATTACTTCATCCCCAAGCAGGCCGAGCGCCCGGTGTATTCCTATCGCCTGTCGATCGTGCATTTCTGGGCCCTGATCTTCACCTACATGTGGGCCGGCCCCCACCACCTGCACTACACCGCGCTGCCCGACTGGACCCAGTCGCTGGGCATGGTGTTCTCGCTGATCCTGCTGGCGCCGTCCTGGGGCGGGATGATCAACGGCATCATGACCCTGTCGGGCGCCTGGCACAAGCTGCGCTCCGACCCGCTGCTCAAGTTCATGATCGTCTCGCTGTCCTTCTACGGCATGGCGACCTTCGAGGGACCGATGATGTCGATCAAGACCATCAATTCGCTGTCCCACTACACCGACTGGACCGTGGCCCACGTCCACGCCGGCGCCCTGGGCTGGGTCGGCTTCATCACCATGGGCTCGATCTACTACCTGATCCCGCGCCTGGCTGGCAAGAAGCGTATGCACAGCGTGGCCGCCATCGACCTCCACTTCTGGGTCGCCACCATCGGCATCGTCCTCTACATCGCCTCGATGTGGATCGCCGGCGTGATGCAGGGCCTGATGTGGCGCGCCGTCAATCCGGACGGCACCCTGACCTACACCTTCGCCGAGAGCGTCAAGGCCACCTATCCCTACTACGTGATCCGCTTCGGCGGCGGCCTGCTCTACCTGTCCGGCATGGCCGTGATGGCCTGGAACACCTGGATGACGCTGCGCGGCGCCCGGAGCGTGGATGCGCCCATCCCGACCCTGAGCGCCAGGCCCCATTTGGCCGCCGGCGCCGAAGCGGCTCACGCTTGA
- the ccoS gene encoding cbb3-type cytochrome oxidase assembly protein CcoS, with amino-acid sequence MEALYLLVPLSVMLVAVALWVFFGAADSGQFEDLEGPALRILGDDDA; translated from the coding sequence ATGGAAGCCTTGTACCTGCTGGTTCCGCTGAGCGTGATGCTGGTGGCCGTGGCGCTGTGGGTGTTCTTCGGCGCCGCCGACAGCGGCCAGTTCGAGGACCTCGAAGGGCCGGCGCTCAGGATACTCGGCGACGACGACGCGTGA
- a CDS encoding heavy metal translocating P-type ATPase encodes MSAVLSEAMTAAPLDSECYHCGLPVPQAARGRWQAEIEGAPRGMCCPGCAAAAQAIVDGGFGDYYATRSAYAAQASVLPDAPELLLYDGQDFKGEASFTVEGMRCAACVWLIERRLGQLPGVLEANLNVAAERLFVRWDAARCKPSAILRTLRAIGYHAYPYDARQHGEQLERARRKLFRQLFVAGLSMMQVMMYAVPVYMAGEGGMDADMTALMHWASLCLTLPALLYSAQPFFEGAWRDLRRGLPGMDVPVALGIAAAFGGSCAALLTGRGEVYFDSVTMFVFLLLGSRYLELGARRRAAGALERLQQGVPASALRLRGDPAARESELVPAGALQVGDLVLVKAGQAVPADGVILEGETEVDLALLTGESRTRRRGPGEALPGGAVNAAQTIVLRVSSTATDSTLAMLVRLVERAGQGKPALALWADRVAAWSVMALLVLTVAVFFAWQAFDPARAWQAAVAVLVVTCPCALSLATPTALAAATDRLLRRGVLAVQPHTLETFERSTHVVFDKTGTLTLGRPVLRQAMPVGAQTLDTCLRYAAALEADNPHPIAQAIREAGGPAIGVAEQLRNVVGQGVEGRIGGRVYRLGSAAFVGGIAGGIARSAAPTGITSVWLGTQGGWLARFDLSDGLRPEAAAVVRRFRDGGKTVVLLSGDDQHAAQSVAAQLGITTALGGCLPDGKLAYVRKLQREGAVVAMVGDGINDAAVLRGADVSFAMGRGAELAQLHADGVLLGDGLAPLADAADTARRTLAVIRQNLIWATVYNLVAIPAAASGLLNPWMSGIGMAASSALVVLNALRLRKD; translated from the coding sequence ATGAGCGCCGTGCTGAGCGAAGCCATGACGGCGGCCCCGCTGGACTCCGAGTGCTACCACTGCGGGCTGCCGGTGCCCCAGGCCGCCCGCGGCCGCTGGCAGGCCGAGATCGAGGGCGCGCCGCGCGGCATGTGCTGTCCGGGCTGCGCGGCCGCCGCCCAGGCCATCGTCGACGGCGGCTTCGGCGACTACTACGCCACCCGCAGCGCCTACGCCGCCCAGGCGTCGGTCCTGCCGGACGCGCCCGAGCTGCTGCTCTACGACGGCCAGGACTTCAAGGGCGAAGCCAGCTTCACCGTGGAAGGCATGCGCTGCGCGGCCTGCGTGTGGCTGATCGAGCGCCGCCTCGGCCAGCTGCCGGGCGTGCTGGAAGCGAACCTGAACGTGGCCGCCGAGCGCCTGTTCGTGCGCTGGGATGCCGCGCGGTGCAAGCCGAGCGCCATCCTGCGCACCCTGCGCGCGATCGGCTACCACGCCTATCCCTACGACGCCAGGCAGCACGGCGAGCAGCTCGAGCGCGCCCGCAGGAAGCTGTTTCGCCAGCTCTTCGTGGCCGGCCTGTCGATGATGCAGGTGATGATGTACGCGGTGCCGGTCTACATGGCGGGCGAGGGCGGCATGGACGCCGACATGACGGCCCTGATGCACTGGGCCTCGCTGTGCCTGACCCTGCCGGCGCTGCTGTACTCGGCCCAGCCCTTCTTTGAGGGCGCCTGGCGCGACCTGCGCCGCGGCCTGCCCGGCATGGACGTGCCGGTGGCCCTGGGCATCGCCGCCGCCTTCGGCGGCAGCTGCGCGGCCCTTCTCACCGGGCGCGGCGAGGTGTACTTCGATTCGGTCACGATGTTCGTGTTCCTGCTGCTTGGCAGCCGCTACCTCGAGCTGGGCGCGCGCCGGCGCGCCGCCGGCGCCCTCGAGCGCCTGCAGCAGGGCGTGCCCGCCTCGGCCCTGCGCCTGCGCGGCGACCCGGCCGCGCGCGAGTCCGAGCTGGTGCCGGCCGGCGCGCTGCAGGTCGGCGACCTGGTGCTGGTCAAGGCCGGCCAGGCGGTGCCGGCCGACGGCGTGATCCTGGAGGGCGAGACCGAGGTCGACCTGGCCCTGCTGACCGGCGAAAGCCGCACCCGGCGCCGCGGTCCGGGCGAGGCGCTGCCGGGCGGCGCCGTCAACGCGGCCCAGACCATCGTGCTGCGCGTGAGTTCGACCGCCACCGACAGCACCCTGGCCATGCTGGTGCGACTGGTGGAACGGGCAGGGCAGGGCAAACCGGCGCTTGCGCTGTGGGCCGACCGGGTCGCGGCCTGGTCGGTGATGGCCCTGCTGGTCCTGACCGTGGCGGTGTTCTTCGCCTGGCAGGCCTTCGACCCGGCGCGCGCCTGGCAGGCGGCGGTGGCGGTGCTGGTGGTGACCTGCCCCTGCGCGCTGTCGCTGGCCACCCCGACCGCGCTGGCCGCAGCCACCGACCGCCTGCTGCGGCGCGGCGTGCTGGCGGTCCAGCCGCACACCCTGGAAACCTTCGAGCGCTCCACCCACGTCGTGTTCGACAAGACCGGCACCCTGACCCTGGGCCGTCCGGTGCTGCGCCAGGCCATGCCGGTCGGGGCCCAGACCCTCGACACCTGCCTGCGCTACGCCGCCGCGCTCGAGGCCGACAATCCGCATCCGATCGCCCAGGCGATCCGTGAAGCGGGCGGGCCGGCGATCGGCGTGGCCGAGCAGCTGCGCAATGTGGTGGGGCAGGGCGTGGAAGGTCGCATCGGGGGGCGCGTCTACCGTCTCGGTTCGGCCGCCTTCGTCGGCGGGATCGCGGGCGGGATCGCGCGTTCTGCCGCGCCCACCGGCATCACCTCGGTCTGGCTCGGCACCCAGGGCGGCTGGCTGGCGCGCTTCGACCTCTCGGACGGCCTGCGTCCGGAAGCGGCGGCGGTGGTGCGGCGCTTCCGCGACGGCGGCAAGACCGTGGTCCTGCTGAGCGGCGACGACCAGCACGCGGCCCAGTCGGTGGCCGCCCAGCTCGGCATCACCACGGCGCTCGGCGGCTGCCTGCCGGACGGCAAGCTGGCCTATGTGCGCAAGCTGCAGCGCGAAGGCGCGGTGGTGGCGATGGTGGGCGACGGCATCAACGACGCGGCGGTGCTGCGCGGGGCCGACGTCTCCTTCGCGATGGGGCGCGGCGCCGAGCTGGCCCAGCTGCATGCGGACGGGGTGCTGCTGGGCGACGGCCTGGCGCCGCTGGCCGACGCGGCCGACACGGCGCGGCGCACCCTGGCGGTGATCCGGCAGAACCTGATCTGGGCCACGGTGTACAACCTGGTGGCGATTCCGGCGGCCGCGTCGGGATTGCTCAATCCCTGGATGTCCGGGATCGGGATGGCGGCCAGTTCGGCGCTGGTGGTGCTCAACGCCTTGCGGCTGCGGAAGGATTGA
- a CDS encoding TraR/DksA family transcriptional regulator — translation MPPLSQATHQEMQKRLTQAREETLRTVRARIDAAEGDAPAIGPLAHEAPGDDRVTAEMISHDEEHFADHETALLHEIDVALGKLSAGGAGICESCGREIPEARLLATPTVRTCIECQERIEKEQGSGRGPTM, via the coding sequence ATGCCGCCGCTTTCGCAAGCCACCCATCAAGAAATGCAGAAGCGCCTGACCCAGGCGCGCGAAGAGACCCTGCGCACGGTGCGCGCGCGCATCGACGCGGCCGAGGGCGACGCCCCGGCGATCGGACCGCTGGCGCACGAGGCGCCGGGCGACGACCGCGTGACGGCCGAGATGATCAGCCACGACGAGGAACACTTCGCCGACCACGAGACCGCGCTGCTGCACGAGATCGACGTCGCGCTGGGCAAGCTGTCCGCGGGCGGCGCGGGGATCTGCGAATCCTGCGGACGCGAGATTCCCGAAGCCAGGCTGCTGGCGACGCCGACGGTCAGGACCTGCATCGAATGCCAGGAAAGGATCGAGAAGGAACAGGGAAGCGGGCGCGGGCCGACCATGTGA
- a CDS encoding cbb3-type cytochrome c oxidase subunit 3 has protein sequence MAIQTIFDDASSLMTVISFATFISIVAWTYLLHKRSDFDAAASLPFADAHLDEHGESGDV, from the coding sequence ATGGCCATCCAAACCATTTTCGACGACGCGAGCAGCCTAATGACCGTCATCAGCTTCGCCACCTTCATCAGCATCGTGGCCTGGACCTACCTCCTGCACAAGCGGAGCGACTTCGACGCGGCGGCCAGCCTGCCCTTCGCCGACGCCCACCTGGACGAACATGGGGAGAGCGGCGATGTCTGA